The proteins below come from a single Planctomycetota bacterium genomic window:
- a CDS encoding nucleotidyltransferase family protein, giving the protein MTEARDVTPILLAAGASTRMGRPKALLDFDGRTVLDLALDAVRGLGTPVVVLGAAREEIQARVPLGSVQVAYNDDWERGQTSSLKAGLSCLAPAAAAFLFHPVDFPLVSQEEVGRLVEAFLGCKDPRKAIFIPSYGMQRGHPVLCRRELAPEFLALPDDAPARTVINFHPQRIAYVDYDQAYILMDMDTPQDYARCLEAYRERRRRQDR; this is encoded by the coding sequence GTGACCGAGGCGCGCGACGTCACCCCGATTCTTCTGGCCGCCGGGGCCTCCACGCGCATGGGCCGGCCGAAGGCGCTCCTGGATTTCGACGGCCGCACGGTCCTCGATCTGGCCCTGGACGCGGTGCGCGGGCTGGGCACGCCGGTGGTGGTCCTGGGCGCCGCGCGGGAGGAGATCCAGGCGCGCGTGCCGCTCGGCTCGGTGCAGGTCGCCTACAACGACGACTGGGAGCGCGGCCAGACCTCGAGCCTGAAGGCGGGGCTTTCCTGCCTGGCGCCGGCCGCGGCGGCCTTCCTCTTCCACCCCGTGGACTTTCCGCTCGTGAGTCAGGAAGAAGTGGGTCGGCTCGTCGAGGCGTTCCTGGGCTGCAAGGACCCGCGCAAGGCGATCTTCATCCCCTCCTACGGCATGCAGCGCGGCCATCCCGTGCTCTGCCGCCGGGAGCTCGCCCCGGAGTTCCTGGCCCTGCCCGACGACGCTCCCGCGCGCACCGTCATCAACTTCCACCCGCAGAGAATCGCGTACGTGGACTACGACCAGGCGTATATTCTCATGGACATGGACACCCCCCAGGATTACGCCCGGTGCCTGGAAGCCTACCGGGAGCGCCGGAGGCGGCAGGATCGATGA
- a CDS encoding XdhC/CoxI family protein, whose amino-acid sequence MRAIQERILRLLDEGKAFAVATVAEARGSVPGKPGAKMVYLEDGTQYGTVGGAGLEEKVKALCRKALEERRGGLHSFDLMYYKEGALDSLCGGSVRILIEYMAPTPHLLIAGGGHCGLEIARLCDQLGYFYSVLDDRAEYASRERFPNARRVLQATPEEFFAREDLSPYSHVVLVGWSHKIDTELLFHLVQKFPRWIGAIASKTKRLEMFRRLRARGIPEEALGRVAAPVGLPIGAETPAEIAVSILAQIIQTVKNPSGSHEPSQEAEPAGRGTAD is encoded by the coding sequence ATGAGGGCGATCCAGGAACGGATCCTGCGGCTTCTCGACGAGGGCAAGGCCTTTGCGGTGGCGACCGTGGCCGAGGCCCGCGGAAGCGTCCCGGGAAAGCCCGGCGCCAAGATGGTCTATCTCGAGGACGGCACCCAGTACGGCACGGTCGGAGGCGCGGGCCTCGAGGAGAAGGTCAAGGCCCTCTGCCGCAAAGCCCTCGAGGAGCGCCGGGGCGGCCTTCACTCGTTCGATCTCATGTACTATAAGGAAGGAGCGCTCGACAGCCTGTGCGGCGGGAGCGTCCGGATCCTGATCGAATACATGGCTCCGACTCCGCACCTGCTCATCGCCGGCGGCGGCCATTGCGGCCTGGAGATCGCGCGTCTGTGCGATCAGCTCGGGTATTTCTATTCGGTCCTCGACGACCGCGCCGAGTACGCCTCGCGGGAACGCTTTCCGAACGCGCGGCGCGTCCTTCAGGCGACCCCGGAGGAGTTCTTCGCGCGCGAGGATCTCTCCCCCTACTCGCACGTGGTTCTCGTGGGCTGGTCCCACAAGATCGACACGGAGCTGCTCTTCCACCTCGTGCAGAAATTTCCGAGGTGGATCGGCGCCATCGCCTCCAAGACCAAGCGCCTGGAGATGTTCCGGCGGCTCCGGGCCCGCGGAATTCCGGAGGAGGCGCTCGGGCGCGTGGCGGCGCCCGTGGGGCTTCCCATCGGCGCGGAGACCCCGGCGGAGATCGCCGTGAGCATCCTGGCGCAGATCATCCAGACCGTGAAGAATCCGTCCGGAAGCCATGAGCCCAGCCAAGAGGCGGAGCCCGCCGGCCGCGGGACGGCGGACTAG